A genomic region of Arachis stenosperma cultivar V10309 chromosome 9, arast.V10309.gnm1.PFL2, whole genome shotgun sequence contains the following coding sequences:
- the LOC130948733 gene encoding uncharacterized protein LOC130948733, translating to MVAESWFRSLWKSQRKDGTSSEKLVIGVLAFEVASLMSKIVNLWQTLSDKQVARLREEITHSVGIKRLVSEDENFIVRLISLEMLETMSHVAESVARLGKKCSEPSLQRFENAFDEFITLGVDPLKWEFTSKKMEKKVKRMEKFISTNASLYQEMEMLNDLEQTLKRMKAYGESDGANVVDYQKKVAWKRVEVKNLKDDSLWNRTFDYTVELLARSLFTIFSRINLVFGVQEVIDARRTRNSTNQNSGHSHDSQSVSELLQPSIHPSENNVARFASGPLGAFTLRSSPSVRTKVTSVFSSRPLGDSSLNSSLTQAKSRRSKLFSGPLGKSSKKPVADGGTNNSSRIWKIQGQSTTINGKETHSKHSRLTQVGPFKGCMAADSSSVTDCILNLNDDSLRTPNGKDANSNQSLFSSLCRLKPPSESLGAASLALQYANIIVVIEKLAASPYMIGLDARDDLYNMLPRRIRDSLRTKLKPYSKGMKSAVYDASLADDWTEAITSILEWLAPLAHNMLRWQSERSYEQHSFVSRTNVLLVQTLYFANQEQTEAIITELLVGLNYVSRYVRDLNAKALADCGSSRVGNKYAQLNGQPIFS from the coding sequence ATGGTTGCTGAATCATGGTTTAGAAGTCTTTGGAAGAGTCAACGGAAGGATGGTACTAGTTCTGAGAAGTTGGTGATTGGAGTATTAGCATTTGAAGTTGCAAGCTTGATGTCCAAGATTGTTAATTTGTGGCAGACCTTGAGTGATAAACAGGTTGCTAGGTTGAGAGAGGAGATCACACATTCGGTTGGTATAAAAAGACTTGTTTCAGAAGATGAGAACTTCATCGTACGTTTAATCAGCTTAGAGATGCTTGAGACTATGTCACATGTGGCTGAATCTGTTGCTAGGCTTGGGAAGAAATGCAGTGAACCGAGTTTGCAACGATTTGAAAATGCCTTCGATGAATTTATCACTCTCGGTGTTGATCCACTTAAATGGGAATTCACTAGCAAGAAAATGGAGAAAAAGGTCAAGAGGATGGAAAAGTTCATATCAACTAATGCAAGTTTGTATCAAGAGATGGAAATGCTTAATGATCTTGAGCAAACTCTTAAGAGAATGAAGGCATATGGCGAGTCTGATGGGGCAAATGTAGTTGACTATCAGAAGAAGGTTGCATGGAAGAGGGTAGAGGTGAAGAACTTAAAAGATGATTCGCTTTGGAACAGGACATTTGATTACACTGTGGAGCTTTTGGCAAGATCCTTGTTCACAATATTCAGCAGAATCAACCTGGTATTTGGAGTTCAAGAGGTCATAGATGCTCGCAGAACCAGAAACTCAACTAACCAGAATTCTGGTCACAGTCATGACAGTCAATCAGTCTCTGAACTATTGCAACCATCGATCCACCCATCTGAGAATAATGTTGCTAGATTTGCTTCTGGACCCCTTGGCGCTTTTACTCTTAGATCAAGTCCAAGTGTTAGAACAAAAGTAACTAGTGTTTTTAGTTCCAGACCTCTCGGTGACTCGTCCTTAAATTCAAGCCTAACTCAAGCGAAGTCTAGACGTTCCAAGCTTTTCTCAGGCCCTCTCGGAAAAAGTTCAAAAAAACCTGTTGCAGATGGTGGAACAAATAATAGCAGCAGGATTTGGAAGATACAAGGTCAGTCAACCACCATAAATGGGAAGGAAACTCACTCGAAACACAGTCGACTGACTCAAGTAGGGCCTTTCAAAGGATGTATGGCTGCTGATAGTTCCTCTGTCACTGACTGCATCTTGAACCTAAATGATGATTCTTTAAGAACACCGAATGGCAAAGATGCTAATTCAAATCAATCTCTCTTCAGTTCTCTGTGCAGGCTAAAGCCACCGTCTGAATCCCTTGGTGCTGCTTCTTTGGCACTGCAGTATGCAAACATTATTGTCGTGATTGAGAAGCTAGCAGCTTCTCCATACATGATTGGTCTCGATGCAAGAGATGATCTGTACAACATGTTACCGAGACGCATCAGGGATTCTCTCAGGACCAAGCTAAAGCCTTATAGCAAGGGTATGAAGTCAGCTGTTTACGACGCAAGTCTAGCTGATGATTGGACCGAAGCAATAACAAGTATATTAGAATGGCTGGCACCATTGGCTCACAACATGCTGAGATGGCAATCTGAGAGAAGTTACGAGCAGCATAGCTTCGTTTCGCGCACGAATGTGCTGCTGGTGCAAACGCTTTACTTTGCAAATCAAGAACAAACAGAAGCAATAATCACCGAGCTTCTTGTCGGTCTGAATTATGTCTCGAGATACGTTAGGGATCTCAATGCGAAAGCTTTGGCAGACTGTGGCAGTAGTAGGGTAGGAAATAAATATGCTCAACTGAATGGACAACCAATTTTCAGTTAG
- the LOC130948675 gene encoding phosphatidylinositol-3-phosphatase myotubularin-1-like isoform X1: MDVPKHRSGRSTSLRDATDSSKMEGTGSWDALEWTKIEPVSRFVSHTNLDFLLEAEHVIAEGHGVVLVNTDDAGMLMITNFRLLFLSEGTRKVIALGTIPHATIEKFNKTVAKTQSNARQLEKTPPQRLLQVIGKDMRIIVFGFRPRTKQRRIIFDALRRCTKPATLWDLYAFVCGPSRFRNTNPQVRLLDEYFRLLGKGARASTDMIESGSFTLSNDLWRISSINSNYKMCASYPFALVVPKIISDDEVLLASNFRARGRLPVVSWCHLGTGAVLARSSQPLVGLMMNMRSNMDEKLVAALCSKLDDGSRRKLYIADARPRKNALANGAMGGGSESSSNYFQSEIVFFGIDNIHAMRDSFARLREYLDTHGRASSDGMSSFLRHGGSTWGGGNLSSMSASVSTLGDSGWLLHVQNVLAGSAWIAARIAMEKASVLVHCSDGWDRTSQLVALANLLLDPYYRTFNGFQALVEKDWLAFGHPFCDRVGLPAFSGSELTRQPSSSNFAASPGRQPSGAFTSPSSSHAQTSNNYSPIFLQWVDCVSQLLRMYPFAFEFSAAFLVDFLDSMLSCRFGNFLCNSEKERLQCNISETCGCMWVYLADLRALEGGSHVHYNPFYDPLKHNGPLLPPAAALAPTLWPQFHLRWACPEEAQAGEIEAKCRKIITKYTELQKAKEVAERKSKEISNAMESLNAELQNLKQQNSSAMNMANRANKENMSIKRAIQSIGCKVHFSNTGDCIVDIESNPLGTVQNFLYCSKKGSDGITLDDEKDLAVAVTVTADDDDNDENSPIGRVCENLCPFRSADGGCRWPNGRCAQLSSQFVGLRANFDAFDKLSIDDSYFKPE, encoded by the exons ATGGACGTGCCTAAACACCGTTCCGGTCGATCAACGTCCCTCAGGGACGCCACCGACTCCTCCAAGATGGAAGGCACTGGCAGCTGGGACGCCCTCGAATGGACTAAGATTGAG CCGGTTTCGCGATTCGTCTCGCATACGAATCTTGATTTCTTGCTTGAGGCGGAGCATGTTATTGCCGAA GGACATGGTGTTGTTCTTGTTAATACAGATGATGCAGGCATGTTGATGATAACAAATTTTCGTCTTCTTTTTCTG AGTGAGGGAACTCGAAAAGTTATCGCCCTTGGAACAATACCACATGCAACCATTGAGAAGTTTAACAAGACA GTTGCAAAGACTCAATCAAATGCTCGCCAACTCGAGAAGACACCACCTCAAAGATTGCTCCAGGTGATTG GCAAAGATATGAGAATTATAGTCTTTGGTTTCAGACCTCGTACAAAACAG AGACGTATAATATTTGATGCACTACGAAGGTGTACAAAACCAGCAACGTTATGGGATCTTTATGCTTTTGTTTGTGGACCTTCTAGGTTTAGGAACACAAATCCACAAGTGCGCTTATTGGATGAGTATTTTCGACTTCTTGGCAAAGGTGCTCGTGCATCAACTGATATGATTGAAAGTGGGTCCTTCACCTTGTCAAATGACTTATGGAGAATAAGTAGCATAAACTCCAACTATAAAATGTGTGCGAGTTATCCATTTGCTTTGGTTGTTCCCAAGATCATTAG TGATGATGAAGTTCTCTTGGCTTCCAACTTTCGTGCAAGGGGTCGGCTGCCTGTAGTTTCATGGTGTCATCTTG GTACTGGTGCAGTGCTTGCACGTTCATCCCAACCCTTAGTTGGTCTGATGATGAATATGAGGAG CAACATGGATGAAAAACTCGTGGCTGCACTTTGCAGCAAACTTGATGATGGCTCACGGAG AAAGCTATATATTGCTGATGCAAGGCCTAGGAAAAATGCATTAGCTAATGGAGCCATGGGTGGTGGCTCAGAATCATCATCAAACTATTTTCAGTCAGAG ATAGTCTTTTTTGGGATAGACAACATCCATGCGATGAGAGACAGCTTTGCTCGGCTCAGAGAATATTTGGACACTCATGGAAGAGCCTCATCAGATGGAATGTCATCATTTTTG AGACATGGTGGGTCAACGTGGGGTGGAGGCAACTTAAGTAGCATGTCTGCTTCAGTGTCAACCCTTGGGGACAGTGGATGGTTACTGCATGTTCAAAATGTTTTGGCTGGTTCAGCTTGGATTGCTGCTCGTATTGCTATGGAAAAGGCTTCTGTTCTTGTGCATTGCAG CGATGGTTGGGATAGAACAAGTCAGTTGGTTGCACTTGCTAatttgttgcttgatccatatTATCGGACATTCAATGGGTTTCAG GCACTTGTTGAAAAAGATTGGTTAGCATTTGGTCATCCATTTTGTGATCGTGTGGGATTGCCAGCTTTCTCTGGAAGTGAGTTAACTAGGCAGCCTTCGTCTAGCAATTTTGCAGCATCACCTGGACGGCAGCCATCAGGAGCATTTACATCTCCGTCGTCTTCTCATGCACAAACTTCTAACAACTACTCTCCCATCTTTTTGCAG TGGGTTGATTGTGTTTCTCAATTGTTGCGGATGTATCCCTTTGCTTTTGAGTTTTCTGCG GCTTTTCTAGTGGACTTCTTAGACAGCATGCTTTCATGTCGTTTTGGAAATTTCTTATGTAATAG TGAGAAGGAGAGGCTACAATGCAATATTTCTGAAACTTGTGGATGTATGTGGGTATACTTGGCTGATTTGCGTGCTTTAGAAGGAGGTTCCCATGTACATTATAATCCTTTCTATGACCCACTGAAGCACAATGGTCCTCTTCTGCCCCCAGCAGCAGCATTAGCCCCAACATTATGGCCCCAATTCCACCTTCGTTGGGCCTGCCCTGAAGAAGCACAAGCTGGGGAGATTGAAGCAAAATGTAGGAAGATAATCACGAAATACACCGAGTTGCAGAAG GCCAAAGAAGTGGCAGAACGTAAATCAAAAGAAATTTCAAATGCCATGGAATCACTGAACGCAGAATTACAAAATTTGAAACAGCAAAACAGCTCAGCTATGAATATGGCCAACAGGGCAAACAAAGAAAACATGTCTATAAAGCGTGCAATTCAGTCAATTGGGTGCAAGGTTCACTTCTCCAATACTGGAGATTGCATTGTGGACATTGAAAGTAATCCATTGGGAACAGTACAAAACTTCTTATATTGCTCCAAGAAAGGATCAGATGGTATCACGCTTGATGACGAAAAGGATCTGGCTGTTGCAGTAACAGTTACAGCCGATGATGACGACAATGATGAGAACAGCCCTATCGGTCGTGTATGTGAGAATCTATGCCCGTTTCGCTCTGCAGATGGAGGCTGCAGATGGCCCAATGGTCGTTGTGCTCAACTAAGCAGCCAGTTCGTTGGTCTTAGGGCAAATTTTGATGCATTTGACAAACTCTCCATTGACGATAGTTATTTCAAGCCCGAGTGA
- the LOC130948675 gene encoding phosphatidylinositol-3-phosphatase myotubularin-1-like isoform X2 yields MRIIVFGFRPRTKQRRIIFDALRRCTKPATLWDLYAFVCGPSRFRNTNPQVRLLDEYFRLLGKGARASTDMIESGSFTLSNDLWRISSINSNYKMCASYPFALVVPKIISDDEVLLASNFRARGRLPVVSWCHLGTGAVLARSSQPLVGLMMNMRSNMDEKLVAALCSKLDDGSRRKLYIADARPRKNALANGAMGGGSESSSNYFQSEIVFFGIDNIHAMRDSFARLREYLDTHGRASSDGMSSFLRHGGSTWGGGNLSSMSASVSTLGDSGWLLHVQNVLAGSAWIAARIAMEKASVLVHCSDGWDRTSQLVALANLLLDPYYRTFNGFQALVEKDWLAFGHPFCDRVGLPAFSGSELTRQPSSSNFAASPGRQPSGAFTSPSSSHAQTSNNYSPIFLQWVDCVSQLLRMYPFAFEFSAAFLVDFLDSMLSCRFGNFLCNSEKERLQCNISETCGCMWVYLADLRALEGGSHVHYNPFYDPLKHNGPLLPPAAALAPTLWPQFHLRWACPEEAQAGEIEAKCRKIITKYTELQKAKEVAERKSKEISNAMESLNAELQNLKQQNSSAMNMANRANKENMSIKRAIQSIGCKVHFSNTGDCIVDIESNPLGTVQNFLYCSKKGSDGITLDDEKDLAVAVTVTADDDDNDENSPIGRVCENLCPFRSADGGCRWPNGRCAQLSSQFVGLRANFDAFDKLSIDDSYFKPE; encoded by the exons ATGAGAATTATAGTCTTTGGTTTCAGACCTCGTACAAAACAG AGACGTATAATATTTGATGCACTACGAAGGTGTACAAAACCAGCAACGTTATGGGATCTTTATGCTTTTGTTTGTGGACCTTCTAGGTTTAGGAACACAAATCCACAAGTGCGCTTATTGGATGAGTATTTTCGACTTCTTGGCAAAGGTGCTCGTGCATCAACTGATATGATTGAAAGTGGGTCCTTCACCTTGTCAAATGACTTATGGAGAATAAGTAGCATAAACTCCAACTATAAAATGTGTGCGAGTTATCCATTTGCTTTGGTTGTTCCCAAGATCATTAG TGATGATGAAGTTCTCTTGGCTTCCAACTTTCGTGCAAGGGGTCGGCTGCCTGTAGTTTCATGGTGTCATCTTG GTACTGGTGCAGTGCTTGCACGTTCATCCCAACCCTTAGTTGGTCTGATGATGAATATGAGGAG CAACATGGATGAAAAACTCGTGGCTGCACTTTGCAGCAAACTTGATGATGGCTCACGGAG AAAGCTATATATTGCTGATGCAAGGCCTAGGAAAAATGCATTAGCTAATGGAGCCATGGGTGGTGGCTCAGAATCATCATCAAACTATTTTCAGTCAGAG ATAGTCTTTTTTGGGATAGACAACATCCATGCGATGAGAGACAGCTTTGCTCGGCTCAGAGAATATTTGGACACTCATGGAAGAGCCTCATCAGATGGAATGTCATCATTTTTG AGACATGGTGGGTCAACGTGGGGTGGAGGCAACTTAAGTAGCATGTCTGCTTCAGTGTCAACCCTTGGGGACAGTGGATGGTTACTGCATGTTCAAAATGTTTTGGCTGGTTCAGCTTGGATTGCTGCTCGTATTGCTATGGAAAAGGCTTCTGTTCTTGTGCATTGCAG CGATGGTTGGGATAGAACAAGTCAGTTGGTTGCACTTGCTAatttgttgcttgatccatatTATCGGACATTCAATGGGTTTCAG GCACTTGTTGAAAAAGATTGGTTAGCATTTGGTCATCCATTTTGTGATCGTGTGGGATTGCCAGCTTTCTCTGGAAGTGAGTTAACTAGGCAGCCTTCGTCTAGCAATTTTGCAGCATCACCTGGACGGCAGCCATCAGGAGCATTTACATCTCCGTCGTCTTCTCATGCACAAACTTCTAACAACTACTCTCCCATCTTTTTGCAG TGGGTTGATTGTGTTTCTCAATTGTTGCGGATGTATCCCTTTGCTTTTGAGTTTTCTGCG GCTTTTCTAGTGGACTTCTTAGACAGCATGCTTTCATGTCGTTTTGGAAATTTCTTATGTAATAG TGAGAAGGAGAGGCTACAATGCAATATTTCTGAAACTTGTGGATGTATGTGGGTATACTTGGCTGATTTGCGTGCTTTAGAAGGAGGTTCCCATGTACATTATAATCCTTTCTATGACCCACTGAAGCACAATGGTCCTCTTCTGCCCCCAGCAGCAGCATTAGCCCCAACATTATGGCCCCAATTCCACCTTCGTTGGGCCTGCCCTGAAGAAGCACAAGCTGGGGAGATTGAAGCAAAATGTAGGAAGATAATCACGAAATACACCGAGTTGCAGAAG GCCAAAGAAGTGGCAGAACGTAAATCAAAAGAAATTTCAAATGCCATGGAATCACTGAACGCAGAATTACAAAATTTGAAACAGCAAAACAGCTCAGCTATGAATATGGCCAACAGGGCAAACAAAGAAAACATGTCTATAAAGCGTGCAATTCAGTCAATTGGGTGCAAGGTTCACTTCTCCAATACTGGAGATTGCATTGTGGACATTGAAAGTAATCCATTGGGAACAGTACAAAACTTCTTATATTGCTCCAAGAAAGGATCAGATGGTATCACGCTTGATGACGAAAAGGATCTGGCTGTTGCAGTAACAGTTACAGCCGATGATGACGACAATGATGAGAACAGCCCTATCGGTCGTGTATGTGAGAATCTATGCCCGTTTCGCTCTGCAGATGGAGGCTGCAGATGGCCCAATGGTCGTTGTGCTCAACTAAGCAGCCAGTTCGTTGGTCTTAGGGCAAATTTTGATGCATTTGACAAACTCTCCATTGACGATAGTTATTTCAAGCCCGAGTGA